One genomic segment of Caloranaerobacter ferrireducens includes these proteins:
- the spoIIIAB gene encoding stage III sporulation protein SpoIIIAB, which produces MFIIRVITSITIILSCTFIGYYLANRYNKRFINLVKLQNCIQLLETEIVYCSTPLPEALENVYNKCDKSVSFIFKDLKDSLLVNKQMNVYEAFFQQAENLSKKLHLNFEDIETLMSLGRVLGISDRDDQQKHFKLVLTQLENCQKDAEEKKQVNEKLYKNLGILTGLAIVILLF; this is translated from the coding sequence ATGTTTATAATTAGAGTAATTACTAGTATAACAATAATACTTTCTTGTACTTTTATAGGCTATTATTTAGCAAATCGATATAATAAAAGATTTATAAATTTAGTAAAGTTACAGAATTGCATACAGTTATTAGAAACAGAAATTGTATATTGTTCCACACCATTACCAGAAGCATTGGAAAATGTATACAATAAATGTGACAAGAGTGTTTCTTTTATATTCAAAGATTTAAAAGATTCACTATTAGTTAATAAGCAAATGAATGTGTATGAAGCTTTTTTTCAACAGGCAGAAAATTTATCTAAAAAACTACATCTAAATTTTGAAGATATAGAAACCTTAATGTCATTAGGAAGAGTTTTAGGAATAAGCGATAGAGATGATCAACAAAAACATTTTAAACTTGTGTTAACACAACTGGAAAACTGTCAAAAAGATGCAGAAGAAAAAAAACAGGTAAATGAAAAACTTTACAAAAACTTAGGTATATTAACAGGATTAGCCATAGTAATTCTTTTATTTTAG
- a CDS encoding CD1247 N-terminal domain-containing protein, which translates to MDYLYEKIAYLRGLAEGLDIDESTKEGRLLMHIIDTLEDFSDAISELYEEQEELEEYVDAIDEDLTEVEDELFGEIDEDDLFDDDFLYDEEDDIDYVEIQCPSCNEMIYFERDLLDEEDTECPNCHATIELKDK; encoded by the coding sequence ATGGATTACTTATATGAGAAGATTGCTTATCTAAGAGGATTAGCTGAAGGACTTGATATTGATGAATCAACAAAAGAAGGCAGATTACTTATGCATATTATTGATACTTTAGAAGATTTTTCAGATGCGATTAGTGAGCTATATGAAGAACAAGAGGAATTAGAAGAGTATGTAGATGCAATTGATGAGGATTTAACTGAAGTAGAGGATGAATTGTTTGGTGAAATTGACGAAGATGATTTATTTGATGATGATTTTCTATATGATGAAGAAGATGATATAGATTATGTAGAAATACAATGCCCAAGTTGTAATGAAATGATATATTTTGAAAGAGACCTTTTAGATGAAGAAGATACAGAATGCCCAAATTGTCACGCAACAATAGAATTAAAAGATAAATAA
- the aroQ gene encoding type II 3-dehydroquinate dehydratase yields the protein MKKILVIHGPNLNMLGFRDKRIYGNINLENLNEMIKNKGRDLGVEVETFQSNYEGDIIDKIHIAKDYYDGIIINPGAYTHYSIAIRDAIEILDIPTIEVHLTNIYKREEFRHKSVIAPVCTGQICGLGYLGYIIAIEALYEIIAGGDKSDSQ from the coding sequence ATGAAGAAGATATTAGTTATACATGGACCAAACCTAAATATGCTTGGATTTAGAGATAAAAGAATATATGGAAATATTAATTTAGAAAATCTTAACGAAATGATTAAAAACAAAGGTAGAGATTTAGGTGTAGAAGTTGAAACTTTTCAATCAAATTATGAAGGAGATATTATTGATAAAATACATATTGCTAAAGATTATTACGATGGAATAATAATTAATCCTGGAGCGTATACACATTACAGTATTGCAATTAGAGATGCAATAGAAATATTGGATATTCCAACAATAGAAGTGCATTTGACAAACATTTATAAAAGAGAGGAATTTAGACATAAGTCAGTGATAGCTCCAGTTTGTACAGGTCAAATATGTGGACTAGGTTATTTAGGATATATTATAGCTATAGAAGCACTATATGAAATTATTGCTGGAGGTGATAAATCTGATAGTCAATAA
- the spoIIIAD gene encoding stage III sporulation protein AD, with translation MEIVQIVGIGIIATILAVLLKQEKPEISLQISIITGLIIFIFVISKLSYVIKVLSSLAQRIDIDFIYFSTILKIIGIAYIAEFGAQISRDAGEETIASKIELAGKILIMALSIPILLAVLDLILKIMP, from the coding sequence ATGGAAATTGTACAGATTGTTGGAATAGGCATTATAGCTACTATTTTGGCTGTTTTATTAAAACAGGAGAAGCCAGAAATATCTTTACAAATTAGTATAATAACAGGTTTAATAATTTTTATTTTTGTTATTTCAAAGTTAAGTTATGTGATTAAGGTGCTAAGTAGTTTAGCTCAAAGAATTGATATAGATTTCATATATTTTTCTACAATACTTAAAATTATTGGTATTGCATATATAGCTGAATTTGGTGCTCAGATTTCAAGAGATGCAGGAGAAGAGACAATAGCATCTAAAATTGAATTAGCCGGGAAAATACTGATAATGGCTTTATCAATACCAATATTATTAGCAGTATTAGATTTAATTTTAAAAATAATGCCATAG
- the efp gene encoding elongation factor P: MISAGDFRKGLTFEMDGEIYQVIDFQHVKPGKGAAFVRTKIKNLKTGAIKDIAFNPSDKFPKAHIETKEMQYLYNDGELYYFMDTETYEQIPLNYDKVEHALKYIKENDVAVMRFHEGKPFEVVPPNFVELVVTHTEPGVKGDTATGGTKPATVETGAVVQVPLFINIGDKIKIDTRTGEYLSRV; the protein is encoded by the coding sequence ATGATTTCAGCAGGAGATTTTAGAAAAGGTCTAACTTTTGAAATGGACGGTGAAATTTATCAAGTTATTGACTTTCAACATGTTAAACCTGGAAAAGGTGCAGCTTTTGTTAGAACAAAAATTAAAAATTTAAAAACTGGTGCAATTAAAGATATTGCTTTCAATCCATCTGATAAGTTCCCTAAAGCTCATATTGAAACAAAAGAAATGCAATATCTTTATAATGATGGGGAATTATATTATTTTATGGATACTGAAACATATGAACAAATACCATTAAATTATGATAAAGTAGAGCATGCATTAAAGTATATTAAAGAAAATGATGTAGCAGTTATGAGATTCCATGAAGGTAAGCCGTTTGAGGTAGTACCTCCTAATTTTGTTGAGTTAGTTGTTACGCATACAGAACCAGGAGTTAAGGGAGATACTGCAACAGGTGGAACAAAGCCAGCTACTGTTGAAACTGGAGCTGTAGTACAAGTTCCATTATTCATAAATATTGGGGATAAAATAAAGATTGACACTAGAACAGGTGAGTATTTATCAAGAGTATAG
- a CDS encoding M24 family metallopeptidase: MKLLLEVINLIVNNVRIEKLKKHMKEVNIDSVIIFKPENRRYISGFTGTSGYVIITGEENYVATDFRYLEQVSKQCEGFKVIELNSVHTIFDVLNELKVKRLGIEDNFVTLQFVNNLEEKCSNINIVPLNGALENIRMIKDKEEIELIKSAAEITDKAFNHILDFIKVGVKELDIAIELEYFMKKLGAEGPSFKFIIASGKRSAMPHGVASDKIIEEGDFVTIDIGCIYKGYCSDMTRTIVMGKANEKQKKIYNIVLEAQKESLKAIKPGIKGFEVDKIARDIIDSYGYGECFGHGLGHGVGLEIHENPRLAQNEMGKIVLKPGMIITDEPGIYIPNFGGVRIEDLVLVTEDGYKVLSKTTKELIEIS, encoded by the coding sequence ATGAAATTATTGCTGGAGGTGATAAATCTGATAGTCAATAATGTAAGAATTGAAAAATTAAAGAAACACATGAAAGAAGTTAATATAGATTCTGTAATTATTTTCAAGCCAGAAAATAGAAGATATATAAGTGGGTTTACAGGAACTTCAGGATATGTAATAATAACTGGCGAAGAAAATTATGTAGCTACTGATTTTAGATATCTAGAACAGGTGAGTAAGCAATGTGAAGGATTCAAAGTAATTGAATTAAATTCAGTACATACAATTTTTGATGTATTAAACGAATTAAAAGTTAAAAGGCTAGGTATTGAGGATAATTTTGTAACTTTGCAATTTGTTAATAATTTAGAAGAAAAATGTAGCAATATAAACATAGTACCACTTAATGGAGCTTTAGAAAATATAAGAATGATAAAAGATAAAGAAGAAATTGAACTAATAAAAAGCGCAGCTGAAATTACAGATAAAGCATTTAATCATATATTAGATTTTATTAAGGTTGGAGTAAAAGAGTTAGATATAGCTATAGAGTTAGAATATTTTATGAAAAAACTAGGTGCAGAAGGACCTTCATTTAAATTTATAATAGCATCAGGAAAAAGGTCTGCAATGCCACATGGAGTAGCTTCTGATAAAATAATTGAAGAAGGTGATTTTGTAACTATTGATATAGGGTGTATTTATAAAGGATATTGTTCTGACATGACTAGAACTATTGTTATGGGGAAAGCTAATGAAAAGCAGAAAAAAATATATAATATTGTACTGGAAGCTCAAAAAGAGTCGCTTAAGGCAATAAAACCAGGTATAAAAGGTTTTGAAGTAGATAAAATAGCAAGAGATATTATTGATAGTTATGGTTATGGAGAATGTTTCGGGCATGGTTTAGGTCATGGAGTTGGTTTAGAGATCCATGAAAATCCGAGACTTGCACAAAATGAAATGGGTAAAATAGTTTTAAAACCAGGTATGATTATTACAGATGAACCTGGTATATACATACCTAACTTTGGAGGAGTTAGGATCGAGGATTTAGTTTTAGTTACAGAAGATGGCTATAAAGTGCTGTCTAAAACAACAAAAGAATTAATAGAAATAAGTTAA
- a CDS encoding pilus assembly FimT family protein, whose protein sequence is MIFNSKEIKGLTVIELLVVLTLISLVLLIVIPKIKINDYELLEQGKMLCNDIRNIRMLRMAEGGAYRILLEEKSYRVLKGTIQINKVDLKDNYKLIYSQSEIMFNLNGAPTYGGTTIRLLDLETNRYCEITIVPASGRILMTDIKD, encoded by the coding sequence TTGATTTTTAACTCAAAAGAAATTAAAGGTTTAACTGTCATAGAATTGCTAGTTGTGCTTACTTTAATATCTTTAGTACTATTAATAGTTATTCCTAAAATAAAAATTAATGACTATGAATTATTGGAACAAGGTAAAATGTTATGTAATGACATTCGAAATATTAGAATGTTAAGAATGGCGGAAGGTGGAGCTTATAGAATATTACTAGAGGAAAAAAGTTATAGAGTATTAAAAGGTACAATCCAAATTAATAAAGTAGATTTAAAAGATAATTATAAATTAATTTATTCTCAAAGTGAGATTATGTTCAATCTAAATGGTGCTCCAACTTATGGAGGTACTACGATAAGGCTACTTGATTTAGAAACAAATAGATACTGTGAAATAACAATCGTACCTGCAAGTGGGAGGATACTAATGACAGATATAAAAGATTAA
- the spoIIIAA gene encoding stage III sporulation protein AA: MKEQMIKVYENNLYKKTDGFEQILRYLDLDLSNILKKIPLLTRKRVEEIRLRIGRPLAINYDGKDLFIKDNGALTENVYDAYIVNEKNIKNTFQLISNYSIYAFEEEIRNGFITISGGHRIGITGKVLYRNNNIYTIKEISSLNIRIAREKKGVSDRVIKYVIKNKNTIYNTLIVSPPQCGKTTLLRDLIRNLSNGIPKLNFHGLKIGVVDERTEIAGIYKGYPQKDIGLRTDVLDSCRKHDGMMLLLRSMSPNVIATDELGEEKDIVAIHQALKAGVKIISTVHGESINDLLTRPYLKQILKENIFERIILLSNRKGVGTIEDIIDGKTYKSIIKKEV, encoded by the coding sequence ATGAAAGAACAAATGATTAAAGTTTATGAAAATAATTTATATAAAAAAACAGATGGATTTGAACAGATATTAAGATATTTAGACCTTGACTTATCAAACATTTTGAAAAAGATACCTTTATTAACTAGAAAACGTGTTGAAGAAATAAGACTAAGAATAGGCAGACCTTTAGCTATTAATTATGATGGAAAAGATTTATTTATAAAAGATAATGGTGCTTTAACAGAAAATGTATATGATGCTTATATAGTAAATGAAAAGAATATTAAAAATACTTTTCAATTAATAAGTAATTATTCAATATATGCTTTTGAGGAAGAGATTCGAAATGGATTTATTACAATTAGTGGTGGGCATAGAATTGGTATTACTGGAAAAGTATTATATAGAAATAACAATATTTATACAATAAAAGAAATTTCATCTTTAAATATAAGAATAGCTCGTGAAAAAAAAGGTGTATCTGATAGAGTTATTAAATACGTAATTAAAAATAAAAACACAATATATAATACTTTGATTGTTTCTCCTCCACAATGTGGAAAAACAACATTACTCAGGGATTTGATTAGGAATTTGAGTAATGGCATTCCTAAATTAAATTTTCATGGTTTAAAAATAGGGGTTGTTGATGAAAGAACTGAAATAGCAGGTATTTATAAAGGTTATCCACAAAAGGATATTGGTCTTAGAACGGATGTATTGGATAGTTGCCGTAAACATGATGGTATGATGCTCTTATTAAGATCAATGTCTCCAAATGTAATTGCTACAGATGAATTAGGAGAAGAGAAAGATATTGTTGCTATTCACCAAGCTTTAAAAGCAGGGGTTAAGATTATTTCAACAGTACATGGTGAAAGTATTAATGATCTACTAACAAGACCTTATTTAAAACAGATTTTAAAAGAGAATATATTTGAGAGAATTATATTATTAAGTAATAGAAAAGGTGTAGGAACAATAGAGGATATCATAGATGGTAAGACTTATAAATCAATTATTAAGAAAGAGGTATAG
- the spoIIIAE gene encoding stage III sporulation protein AE has translation MSNKFLLLLIIILCFIPEYVVAVGDNIGVDNIIEEQLEKLNIKELQSIIDNITKNNEQYLNKIDILTYIKSLLKGEKVFSFEEVLKNFLTLIFKEIIINSKLLGQILILAILCAVLTNIQSAFERNTVGELAFYVCYMLLIAIAMKSFVVSMSLANKAIDEMVLFMQALLPILITLLLAVGGITSAAIFKPIILSSVSIMSTFMKNIILPLIFFSAIIGIISKLSDKVQISKLSSVIRQITTTILGMLLTIFLGIMSIHGVATSKLDGVTIKTAKFAVDSFIPIVGGFLSEAIDTVISCSLLLKNAIGVIGLILIFMICVIPIVKIISLILIYKFTTVVIEPISDSRIIQCLNEISKSLMMIFAVIISVGIMFFIAVTIIVGAGNITTMLR, from the coding sequence ATGAGTAATAAATTTCTACTATTATTAATAATAATTTTATGTTTTATACCAGAGTATGTTGTTGCAGTAGGAGATAATATTGGAGTAGATAATATTATAGAAGAACAACTTGAAAAATTAAATATAAAAGAATTACAAAGCATTATTGATAATATTACAAAAAATAATGAGCAATATTTAAATAAAATAGATATTTTAACTTATATAAAATCTTTACTAAAAGGTGAAAAAGTATTTTCTTTTGAAGAAGTATTAAAAAATTTTCTGACTTTAATATTTAAAGAAATAATAATTAATTCAAAACTATTGGGACAGATTTTGATATTAGCAATTCTTTGTGCAGTATTAACAAATATTCAAAGTGCGTTTGAAAGGAATACGGTTGGTGAATTAGCGTTTTATGTTTGTTATATGTTGTTAATTGCTATTGCAATGAAAAGTTTTGTAGTTTCAATGAGTTTAGCTAACAAAGCTATAGATGAAATGGTTTTATTTATGCAGGCTTTGTTGCCAATTTTAATAACTCTTTTATTGGCAGTAGGAGGAATTACAAGTGCAGCTATTTTTAAGCCAATTATTCTTAGTAGTGTGAGTATAATGAGCACATTTATGAAAAATATTATATTACCTTTGATTTTTTTTTCAGCAATAATAGGAATAATTAGTAAATTATCTGATAAAGTGCAGATTTCAAAATTATCTAGTGTTATTAGACAAATAACAACTACCATATTAGGTATGTTATTAACTATTTTCTTAGGTATTATGTCAATTCATGGAGTTGCAACCTCAAAATTAGACGGGGTTACTATTAAAACAGCAAAATTTGCAGTAGATTCTTTTATACCAATTGTAGGTGGTTTTCTATCTGAGGCTATTGATACTGTTATTAGTTGTTCTTTACTACTAAAAAATGCTATAGGTGTAATTGGGTTAATTTTAATATTTATGATTTGTGTTATTCCAATTGTTAAAATAATATCTTTAATTTTAATTTATAAATTTACAACTGTTGTAATTGAACCAATTTCAGATAGTAGAATAATTCAATGCTTAAACGAAATTTCGAAATCTCTTATGATGATATTCGCTGTAATTATTTCAGTAGGCATAATGTTTTTTATAGCTGTTACAATAATTGTTGGAGCTGGCAATATAACGACTATGTTAAGGTAG
- a CDS encoding late competence development ComFB family protein → MKLYNYMEDVVVRMIDLVIEKYPKVCKCKKCKLDIAAIALNNLPPRYIVTEKGELFTKVDGMEVQFDVDVLKEVTKAIEIVSKKPKHDSDIW, encoded by the coding sequence ATGAAGTTATACAATTATATGGAAGATGTTGTTGTTAGAATGATAGATTTAGTAATTGAAAAATATCCAAAAGTTTGTAAATGTAAAAAATGCAAGTTGGATATTGCGGCCATTGCATTAAATAATTTACCACCAAGATATATAGTTACTGAAAAAGGAGAACTATTTACAAAAGTAGATGGTATGGAAGTACAGTTTGATGTAGATGTTTTGAAAGAAGTTACAAAGGCGATTGAAATAGTTTCAAAAAAACCGAAACATGATAGTGATATATGGTGA
- a CDS encoding shikimate kinase, with translation MKKKNIVLIGFMGTGKTYIGKHISKKLNMEFYDTDSIIERDCECRISYIFEKYGESYFRKIESKVISKISKKENIVISTGGGIVLNKSNIEILKEKGIIFLLDGNFNTIINNLYGNIEKRPLLKGTDWEKKAVELFLRRKELYYNSADYIINIDNKNRDVIAEEIINIYNLQK, from the coding sequence ATGAAAAAAAAGAATATAGTTTTAATAGGATTTATGGGTACTGGTAAAACTTATATTGGTAAGCATATTTCGAAAAAACTAAATATGGAATTTTATGATACTGACAGTATAATTGAAAGAGATTGTGAATGTAGAATAAGTTATATATTCGAAAAATATGGTGAAAGTTATTTTAGAAAAATTGAAAGTAAAGTTATATCAAAAATATCTAAAAAGGAAAACATAGTGATTTCAACTGGTGGTGGAATAGTATTAAATAAAAGTAATATAGAAATACTTAAGGAAAAGGGGATTATATTTCTTTTAGATGGTAATTTTAATACAATTATTAATAATCTATATGGTAATATAGAAAAAAGACCTTTATTAAAAGGTACAGATTGGGAGAAAAAAGCTGTAGAGCTTTTTTTAAGAAGAAAAGAACTGTATTATAATAGTGCAGATTATATTATTAACATAGATAATAAAAATAGAGATGTCATTGCTGAAGAAATTATAAATATTTATAATTTGCAAAAGTAG
- a CDS encoding vWA domain-containing protein produces the protein MFKKLITSFLVITVIFNLVIVDKYTFAEFKEEVKAPINLIRNLDKNQYQIGEEFIISYTIQPQNLSIDNVYPEYYLKDKEIVLVMDVSGSMKDKINMNQSKEIIEIREHIEKITNILETKRIASIPVTFIRRNAVDIENMLKSIEENLESIKRNVGKVKVNNKKINKEIEDIDNNIASIRNNLKEIEVNKKVIKNIRKIRNSIRNIMESINKVKKFLKINKTTRIEAMKFVTKRFLEKLKDDDRVKVSLIPYDTRAWDSSYEGKEFADLSNNKHYNELIKDIDSLQPYGGTNIGDGLRKAYYKLKNSTNKSARKYLILMTDGEPTAYSFKNRMYYFGDGNNYYTWGGSIADYWDLKYAKLVGEKLIRKGGLEIKSFMIGFSNDTNLVKLKQIADSSGGYFKKAEDGDVLDEVYQSLADEICSDLPIHNVFFKETIPDGFEILSASEGLKVEDNTVIGNIGSITYKLDKERKEFIAEPIYFWIKVKANKVGKYQLGNIEGENKSYVSYKDIDGKERIRYFPVIDISVYETEPPILDAELIFETDSVNKVLNISVNEPSFIEVLYNDEVINTIDCREDSFEIDEIKEFMINLQQDIQNNSLIITATDLSGNKVIETVPYLCLDSINLEEYEHNDLERPVWLGLSTEENSIIEEILINGVKVQENKVTDKGVYAANVVLIDGLNEILVKARNQYNNIIYKTFRIDVDAKSPLIDTELKDFKLITNFDEKVEKVWLESDLNNDEVISEDEIFDNSNINILYNEINTKAEITLTEKFSNKQIKIKAKDLNGNIGFITLNLPKLNRIIGHGILVNGVQLKKYEDNSINIVNGYEVKFGIIFRIDSEADTLTLHLNKDRINKVKLLGELKFDIYIINEGSIVRKVTINQQDINIQSSDNEIIVNIDLGKYSDIFESKLLLVYTFRPLVENLDTEGLSILNRFSINDSVKDLEINIKPLPKIE, from the coding sequence ATGTTTAAGAAATTAATTACATCTTTCTTAGTAATTACTGTGATTTTCAATTTAGTAATAGTTGATAAATATACATTTGCAGAATTTAAAGAAGAAGTAAAAGCACCAATCAATTTAATAAGAAATTTAGATAAAAATCAATATCAAATAGGAGAAGAATTTATTATTAGCTATACGATACAACCTCAAAATTTATCAATCGATAATGTGTATCCAGAATATTACCTCAAGGACAAAGAGATAGTTTTAGTCATGGATGTTTCGGGTAGTATGAAAGATAAGATTAATATGAATCAAAGTAAAGAAATAATAGAAATAAGAGAGCACATTGAAAAGATAACAAATATTTTAGAAACAAAAAGAATAGCAAGTATACCAGTTACTTTCATAAGAAGGAATGCAGTAGATATAGAAAATATGCTGAAAAGTATAGAAGAGAATTTAGAATCCATCAAAAGAAATGTAGGGAAAGTAAAAGTTAATAACAAAAAAATAAATAAAGAAATAGAGGACATAGATAATAATATTGCCAGCATAAGAAATAATTTAAAAGAAATAGAAGTTAATAAAAAAGTTATAAAAAATATAAGAAAGATAAGAAATAGTATAAGAAATATAATGGAAAGTATAAATAAAGTAAAAAAATTTTTAAAAATTAATAAAACAACAAGAATAGAAGCGATGAAGTTTGTAACAAAGCGTTTTTTAGAAAAATTAAAAGATGATGATAGAGTAAAAGTTAGTTTAATACCTTATGATACAAGAGCTTGGGATTCAAGTTATGAAGGTAAAGAATTTGCAGACTTATCTAATAATAAGCATTATAATGAATTAATTAAAGATATAGATAGTTTACAACCTTATGGCGGTACTAATATAGGTGACGGTTTAAGGAAAGCTTATTATAAACTAAAAAATTCAACTAACAAAAGTGCTAGAAAGTATTTAATACTGATGACTGATGGGGAGCCTACAGCTTATAGTTTTAAGAATCGTATGTATTATTTTGGTGATGGTAATAATTACTATACTTGGGGTGGCAGTATTGCTGATTATTGGGATTTAAAGTATGCAAAATTAGTTGGAGAAAAATTGATAAGAAAAGGCGGATTAGAGATCAAATCGTTTATGATAGGTTTTAGTAATGATACAAATCTAGTTAAGCTAAAACAAATAGCTGATAGTTCAGGTGGATACTTTAAAAAGGCAGAAGATGGAGATGTATTAGATGAAGTATATCAATCTTTAGCAGACGAAATTTGTAGTGACTTGCCAATACATAATGTATTTTTTAAAGAAACGATACCAGATGGGTTTGAGATATTAAGTGCATCAGAAGGATTAAAAGTTGAAGATAATACTGTAATTGGTAATATTGGAAGTATAACATATAAATTAGATAAAGAGCGAAAAGAGTTCATAGCTGAGCCAATATATTTTTGGATAAAAGTAAAAGCAAATAAAGTAGGAAAATATCAATTGGGAAATATAGAAGGTGAAAATAAATCATATGTTAGCTATAAAGATATAGATGGAAAGGAAAGAATTAGGTATTTTCCCGTAATTGATATATCAGTTTATGAGACAGAACCTCCTATTTTAGATGCAGAATTAATTTTTGAAACTGATTCTGTAAATAAAGTATTAAATATTTCAGTAAATGAGCCATCTTTTATTGAAGTATTGTACAATGATGAAGTCATAAATACTATTGATTGTAGAGAAGATTCTTTTGAAATTGATGAAATAAAAGAATTTATGATAAATTTACAACAAGATATTCAAAACAACAGTTTGATTATAACAGCTACAGATTTATCAGGAAATAAGGTTATAGAGACAGTGCCTTATTTATGTTTAGATTCAATAAATTTAGAGGAGTATGAGCATAATGATTTAGAAAGACCTGTTTGGCTAGGGTTATCAACAGAAGAGAATTCAATTATAGAAGAAATTCTAATAAATGGGGTTAAGGTTCAGGAAAATAAAGTTACTGATAAAGGGGTTTATGCAGCTAATGTTGTTTTAATAGATGGATTGAATGAGATTTTAGTGAAAGCGAGGAATCAATATAATAATATAATTTATAAAACTTTTAGAATAGATGTTGACGCAAAATCACCTCTAATAGATACTGAGTTAAAGGATTTCAAATTAATAACTAATTTTGATGAAAAAGTTGAAAAGGTATGGCTTGAATCCGATTTAAACAATGATGAAGTTATTTCTGAAGATGAGATTTTCGATAATAGTAACATCAATATCCTATATAATGAAATTAATACAAAAGCGGAGATTACATTGACTGAAAAATTTTCTAATAAGCAAATAAAAATAAAGGCTAAAGATTTAAATGGTAATATTGGATTTATAACTCTAAATTTACCTAAATTGAATAGAATTATAGGCCATGGGATTCTAGTAAATGGTGTTCAATTAAAGAAATATGAAGACAATAGTATTAATATTGTGAATGGTTATGAAGTTAAATTTGGTATTATTTTTAGGATAGATAGTGAAGCAGATACTTTAACTTTACATTTAAATAAAGATAGGATTAATAAAGTTAAGTTACTAGGGGAACTTAAATTTGATATATATATAATTAATGAAGGTTCTATTGTACGTAAAGTAACAATAAATCAACAGGATATAAATATACAATCTAGTGATAATGAAATAATTGTGAATATTGACTTGGGAAAGTATAGTGATATTTTTGAAAGTAAATTATTATTGGTATATACATTTAGACCTTTAGTTGAGAATTTAGATACAGAAGGCCTTAGTATTTTAAATAGATTTTCTATAAATGATAGTGTAAAAGATTTAGAGATTAATATAAAACCTTTACCTAAAATCGAGTAA
- the spoIIIAC gene encoding stage III sporulation protein AC, which produces MNVDLIFKIAAIGILVSVLNQVLIRAGREEQAMMTTLVGLVVVLMMVINLISKLFDNVKTIFNLY; this is translated from the coding sequence ATGAATGTTGATTTAATTTTTAAAATAGCTGCTATTGGAATACTAGTGTCTGTATTGAATCAAGTTTTAATAAGAGCAGGTAGAGAAGAACAGGCTATGATGACTACATTAGTAGGATTAGTAGTTGTACTAATGATGGTTATAAATTTGATTAGTAAATTATTTGATAATGTAAAAACAATATTTAACTTATATTGA